The region CACGCGCCGCATTGGCTGGTGTCGCAGCCCACATGGGTTCCGGTGAGTCTTAGATGGTCGCGCAGGAACTGAACGAGCAGGGTGCGGGGGTCGACGTCTGCGGTGACGGATTGACCGTTCACCGTCAGGGAGACGGTGGTCATGCGTGATATCCTCCTCAGTCGCCGGCAACCCAGCCAACCTTCAGGTGGTCTCAGGCACCGGCAGGTATTTTTGTTGGACGACCGCACGAATGCGATCCATCAAAGCCGAGTGTGGCCCGCCCAATCTGAGCGGTCAAGCATTGGAATGATTCAAAGAACGGCCACTGAGGATATGGTCAGGCGGCTGTTTCGGCGGGAGACAGGATCTTGGCGAAGTTCGCGAAGAAGTCGTCGGCATATTTCTTGGCGACGCCGTTGATGAGACGCCCGCCGAGCTGGGCGATCTTGCCGCCCACATTGGCCTCGACGTCGTAGATCAGCTTGGTGCCGCCCTCGACGTCTTCGAGCCGCACCTTCGCGCCGCCCTTGGCCCAGCCGGCAACGCCGCCTTGGCCCTCGCCGCTGATCGTATAGCCGCTGGGCGGGTCGAGGTCGGTGAGGTTCACGCCGCCCTTGAAGGTCGCCTTCACGGGCCCGACCGAGACCTTGGCGGTTGCCTGGAACTCCGTGTCGCTGATCTTCTCCAGGTCCTGACAGCCGGGAATCGCCGCCTTCAGGACCTCCGGATTGTTGAGGGCCGCCCACACTGTCGCCCGGTCGGCCGGAAGTGCGACTTCGCCCTGCATCGTCATCGCCATGCTGAGTTCTCCTCCTGTCAACAGCCCGAATGGCAGAGTAAGGGCAAATCAGGCGGCGCGTCACCTGCCAAGCGTTGCTGCAACGCACGCTGAGGCGCGGCGCTCAGGTGCCGATATCCGTGACAGGCTGTTCCTTCCTGGCCGCTTGGGCTTGGGCAAGCGCATCGACCACAGCGTCGAAAGTGAGGAGGATCGAGGCGTGACGGGCTTTTAGGTCCCGCGCCGGTTCCAGCAGCGCCAAGTCTGCCCACTTGCCGGAAGGAGGATCCCCGCCTGCCTTCAGCATGCGATGCATGTCCTCCCGGAGCACCCGAAGCTCCCCGGCGGTCGAACCGATCACATGCCGCCCCATGATCGATGAGGAGGCTTGCCCAAGGGCGCAGGCCTTCACCTCGTGAGTGAAGGCGCTGATGACATTGCCGTCAAGTTTCAGATAGACCGTGACCGTCGACCCGCACAGTTTCGAGTGGGCCTTTGCGCTTCCATGCGCACCCGGCAAGGTCCCTTGAAGCGGGATGTCGGCCGCAAGCTCCAGGATGCGGCGGCTGTAGATATCGTTCAGCATCCTGCGGGCGGTCCATCCGACGGAGGTGCTAGTTCGGCACGGATCAGACTCCGCAACGCCGGGCCTGTCAATGCTCCGGAATGTCAGACCTGACGAGACCTGGATCACGGTTGCGGTCCAAGGCACGGTGGTGGCAGTATTGATCATCGAACGGTCTGCGAACTCGCTCCAATCGCCGGGAAATCTCATGCTCTCGACCGACACGGATATCCTGAAGACGGCAGAAGCCTGGAAGCGCGACGGCAGGGGTGTCGCGATCGCGACCGTGGTCGAGACCTGGGGATCGGCACCTCGGCCCGTGGGCAGTCATCTGGTGATCGATGACAACACGAACTTTCTCGGGTCCGTGTCCGGCGGATGCGTCGAAGGCGCGGTGATCACGGAGGCCCTGGACGTGATCGCCAATGGAAAGCCCCGCATGATCGAATTCGGAGTGGCTGACGAGACCGCCTGGCAGGTCGGACTGTCCTGTGGCGGTCGGATCCGGGTCTACGTTGAGCGGGTGGATTAGACGGCATGCGCCTGAGCCTCCTGTCAGACCTCAATGCAGAGCGCGCCGCCCGGCGAGCCGCCGTGCTCGTGACCGATGTTGCTTCGGGCGAGCAGCGCATCGTTCGGGAGGCGGAGGTTGGAGGCGACCCGCTGGCCCAGGACCTACAGGAGAGCTTGCGCCGTGGGAAGAGCGGGCTCGTCGAGCGGGATGACCGCCAGTTCTTCCTGACCGTGCAAACGCCGCCGGTGCGGTTGGTCGTCATCGGGGCTGTCCATATCAGTCAGGCTCTCGCGCCTATGGCCAAGGACCTCGACCTCGACGTTACGATCATTGATCCGCGCACAGCTTTCGCAACGCCTGAGCGCTTCCCCGATGCACCGGTGCTGGCCGAATGGCCTGATGCCGTTCTCCCCGACGTCGGGATCGACCAGTATACGGCCGTCGTCACACTCACCCACGATCCGAAGATCGACGATCCTGCGCTTACGGCCGTCCTGCGGTCAAAATGCTTCTACATCGGTGCGCTCGGCTCGCGCAAAACCCATGAACGCCGCGTTCAACGCCTCACCGCGTCCGGGTTCAACGAAGCGGATCTCGCTCGGATCCATGCCCCCATCGGCCTCGATATCGGGGCTGTTTCGCCTGCGGAGATCGCGGTCTCTATCCTGGCCGAAATCGTCGCGAGCCTGCGCAAGGAGCGGAGGCGCTCGGCGTGAAGTTCGGCCAGATTCCACTCGAGGAAGCGATTGGGGCCCTGGCGGCCCACAGCGTGCGGGCGGGGCAAACGTTGGTGAAGAAAGGAACCCTCGTCACGTCGGAAATCGCCGTGCGCCTGAAGCAGGCCGGCGTCGAAACCCTCATCGTAGCCCGATTCGAACCTGATGACATTGCCGAAGACGAGGCGGCCTCCCGGCTTGCTCATGCGCTTTCAGGCAGCAACGTCGCTGTCGAAGCACCCTTCACCGGGCGCTCCAATCTCTACGCCGAAACCTCGGGCGTTCTTGTAATCGATACCGACTCGATCCACGGCCTCAACGCCGTCGACGAGGCCATGACAGCCGCCACCCTGCCAGCCTATAAGCCTGTTGTCGCAGGAGAGATGGTCGGCACCGTCAAGATCATTCCCTATGCCATTCCGGAGGTCATGCTGCAAAATGGGATCGTGAGAGCCGGCAAGGGTGCCTTGCGCATCGCGCCCTACATGCGACGCACGGTGGGGGTTATCTCAACGATTCTCCCAGGCCTCAAGCCGAGCATCATCGACAAGACCCTTGCCGTGCTCGGCAGGCGACTGGAACCGGCGCACGCGCGGATCACGCAGGAACGCCGTGTGCCTCACGAAGCCCCCGCCCTAGCGGAGGAATTGGCTTCACAGGCAGATGGCGACACTGAGCTCATCATCGTTTTCGGAGCCTCGGCCATTGCCGACCGTCGCGATGTCATCCCATCAGCCATCGAGAGGGCCGGCGGACGGGTGGAGCATTTCGGCATGCCGGTCGATCCGGGAAACCTGCTTCTTGTGGGTTCCATCGCCGGCAAGCCCGTGATCGGTGCTCCAGGATGCGCGCGATCTCCGAAGGAAAACGGCTTCGATTGGGTCCTGCACCGCCTTCTGGCAAACGTGCCCGTGACCCGGTTCGACATCATGTCCCTCGGCGTCGGAGGGCTTCTCATGGAGATCGTCTCCAGGCCACAGCCGCGTGAGGGTGGCGTAAGCGAGGGCGACGAATGAGCCATGTGGCGGCCATTGTTCTGGCTGCCGGACGGGGCACCCGGTTCGGCGACGAGCTGAAGCTTTTGGCTCAGATCGGCGGCAAGGCCCTGGTTCGGCATGCGGCGGAGGCTGCCGTCAGCTCCTTGGTTGATCCGGTTATCGTGGTGACTGGCTGTTGCTCCGACGAGGTTAAGGCGGCGCTGCATGGGCTCCCCGTTCAGATCCTCTATAATGCCCTATTTGCACAAGGGCTTTCGACTTCGCTGAAGGCCGGATTCTCCGCCCTCCCTCCAACGACGCGGGCTGCGGTCATCCTCCTCGGGGACATGCCCTTCGTGAAAGCGGATCTCATCGACGCTCTCGTGGCCGAGTGGCGAGAAAGGGGAGAACCAGCGGCCCTCGTTCCTACCTTGGGCGGCCGTCGAGGTAACCCCGTCGTGCTCTCGCGTGATCTCCAAGCGGTAATCGGAGATCTGTCCGGTGATGTCGGTGCGGGCTCACTTCTGCGCGAAAGGTCGGATGTTCTCGAGTGGCCGACTACGGATCCTGCTGTCGCTCAGGATATCGATACGAGAGAGGAACTCGCCAGGCACAGCTTGTAACCGGCCTACGCGAAGGGCCAGCGCCGGTATCTCTTATCCTCCTCGCAGAATAGGCCCGGCGCGGATCCATGCGGAATGGGTTTCGGACCCACAGGTTATCAGTCGCCATCGCGTGTTCTGAACCGATCGTATACGCGGGCCTCGGTACTAAACCTGAAGCTGAATACAACGGAGAGCCGGCCTTCAGACGGTTCTCTCTTCGTCGCAGTTTGACCCATTCGCGGACACCGTCAATCCCAACCGCTGCCCTTCGGATTGGACGCTTAAGATCAATCGAGCTTGTCCAACGTGATGGGCAGGTCGCGCACGCGCATTCCCGTCGCGTGATAGACCGCGTTGGCGACAGCAGCGGCGACGCCAACAATGCCGATCTCGCCCAGCCCCTTGATGCCCAGCCGATTGATGCTGTCGTCCGGCTCGTCGACGAAGATCACCTTAATGTCGTGTATGTCCGCATTCACTGGGACGTGGTACTCCGCTATGTTGGCATTCATGACGCGCCCGAAGGTGTGGTCGAGGAGCGTTTCCTCGTGCAGCGCCATGCCGATACCCCACACCACGCCACCCAAGATCTGGCTTCCGGCGGTCTTGGGGTTCAGGATGCGCCCGGCCGCAACTGCGCTGACGATGCGGGTGACTCGGATGACGCCCAGCTCTTCGTCGACCTTGACCTCGGCGAAGACGGCGGAATGCACGTTGTGCGAACGCGACTCGTCCTTGGTAAAGCGCGTGGTCTTCTCCCGCTCGATGCGGTCGACACCGCTATGGCGCATGGCATCGGCAATCAATACCGCGCTTGTAGGATCGCGCTTGCTCACGAGCTTGCCATCAGCCAGCGTGACCTCATCGGGCGCAACGTCTGCAAACGGCGAATTCTGCATCTGCTTGGCGAGGCCCAACAGCTCGTGGCGGACCGCATCGGACGTCGTCGCGATCCCATTGGCGACCGAGGCCGCAATCCATGATCCCCCTTCGACCGGCGATTGCGGTAGCGTCGAGTCTCCAAGCTTGATGGTGATGTCGTCGAGCGACAATCCGAGCATGTCGGCTGCGACCTGCGCCATGATCGTATAGGTGCCTGTGCCGATATCGGAGGTCGCGCAAGACACTTCGGCATGGCCATTGGCAGTGAGAACGATGCGCACCCCGATCGGAACCTGCATCGCTTCCCAGACGCCGGTTGCCATACCCCAGCCCACCAGCTCGCTGCCATCGCGCATCGAACGAGGTTCGCGGTTGCGCTTGTCCCAGCCGAACGCTTCGGCACCCTGGCGATAGCAGTCCCGCAGGTTCTTGCTGCTGTAGGGCCGGTCGGCGTGCTGGTCACGGTCCGAATAACACCGCAGGCGCAGATCGAGCGGGTCGAGGCCGAGCGCAACCGCGAGCTCGTCCATGGCGCATTCGAGGGCATAGACGCCAGTCGCCGCGCTTGGAGCACGCATGTCGCACGAGGTTGCAAGGTCGAGCGGAGCGAGTTTGTGTGCGTATGTTGCATTGGCACACCGGTAGAGCAGGCCTGACCAGCCAGTCTCCTGCCGGTAGAAGTGCTCGTATTGCGACGTCACCGTGACGGCGTCGTGCGTGACCGTCTCGAGTGTTCCATCGGCCTTGGCACCGAGCTCGATCCGCTGGATCATAGCCGGCCGGTGACCGAGGCCATACATCTGCTGCCGGGTGAGCACGACGCGCACCGAGCGCTTCAGTGCGAGCGCCGCCAGCCCGGCCAGAACTACCTGATATTGTGGGCGCAATCCTGATCCGAAGCCGCCACCCATGAAGGGCGACATGACGCGCACATCGTCCGGATCCATCTTGAGTACGCCGCAGAGGTAGCGCTGGACGTTCTGCACACCCTGGGTTTTATCGTAGACCGTGAGCTTGCCATCGCCCTCGAATATGACCGTCGACGCATAGAGCTCCATCGGGTTGTGATGCTCGATCGGCACATAATATTCGCCCTGGTGGCGCACTTCAGCGGCAGCGAGTGCTTTCTCGGCCGCGCCGCGTGGCTTTGGTGGAGCGAAGGGATCTGCTCCAGTCTTTGCAGACGGTTTCAAGGCCGAAGGCTCTTCCCGCCTGCGACGCACATCGGTGACGTGCGGTTCCTGGTCATAGTCGACCCGCACTAAGGAGGCCGCGAACTGAGCGATTTCCGGTTCTTCGGCAATGACTAACGCGATTGGCTGCCCGTCGAACAGAATTCTATCATCATAGAGCGGCCGGAATGGCGAGCCATCCGGAGCAACATCGTCCTTATAGGCGCTGTCGTCATCTGGCATCTCCGGCCGGTTCAGGTGCGTTAGCACCTTGATCACGCCATCGACTCTCAATGCCTCGCTCACATCGAGACGCGTAATCCTGCCCCTAGCGATGGTGGATGTAACCACGCTGCCATGAGTGAGGTCGTCAGGACGGACCTCCGCAGCGTATTTCGCAGCGCCGGTAACCTTTGCATAACCGTCGACACGGGATGCAGCAGTGCCGATATACCTCATGACAGTCACCGGATTTTCTTGATGGCCTGGATTTGTGGCGTACCGTTCGCGGCCTGCGTCAGCGTGCGTTCGACCGCGCGGCGCGCCAAGCCGACTTTGAAAGTGTTGTGCGCGTAGCCTTTGGCATCGCGAAGCATAATGTCGGCCGCTCGCGCGAACGCGGCTCGATCGGGAGCTTCGCCGCGCAAAATTGCTTCAGCTTCAGCTTTGCGCCAGGGTTTGTGGGCTACGCCGCCGAGCGCAATACGCGCTTCCTTGATACGCCCGCCATCGAGTTCCAAAGCGGCCGCCACTGACACAAGTGCGAACGCATAGGACAGCCGGTCGCGGATCTTCAAATAACTGTAGTTTGCCGCGAAGCCTTTCGGCGGCATCTCTATCGCCACAATGATCTCGGTCGGTGCGAGATTGGTATCGATTTGCGGCGTATCACCAGGCAAGCGATGGAAATCGGCGAACGCGATCGAGCGTTCTCCAGCGGGCCCTACCACATGAACTGTAGCCTCCAGAGCAGCAAGTGCGACACACATGTCAGACGGATGCGTCGCAATACAGGCATCACTCGTACCGAGGATAGCGTTTATCCGATTGATGCCATTGATTGCGGAGCAGCCGCTGCCGGGCTCGCGCTTGTTGCAGGGCGTTGCCACATCGTAGAAATAGAAGCACCGTGTGCGCTGCAATAGATTGCCGCCCGTTGACGCCATGTTGCGCAATTGCTGCGATGCCCCTGCCAGGATTGCACTCGACAGCAAGGGACAGCGCTCCTCGACCAGCGGATGATAGGCAAGATCGCTGTTCGGAACGAGCGCGCCGATGCGCAAGCCGCCGGTCGATGTTTCCTCGATGGTCTTGAGCGGCAAGTGAGTGATATCGATCAGTTGTGTCGGGCTCTCGACATCGTACTTCATCAGGTCGATGAGGTTGGTGCCTCCCGCGATGAACCTCGCGGTTGGATCAGCCGTGATCTGTCGGACGGCGTCGGGGACGTCAGAGGCGCGCGCATATTCGAAATTGATCATAGTTTGGCACCCATTGCCTGCTGGATCGCCGCGACGATGTTGGGATAGGCGCCGCATCGGCATATATTGCCGCTCATCAACTCGCGGATTTCATCCGCGGTCTTTGCCTTTCCCTCTGCGATGAGACCAACAGCAGAACAGATTTGGCCAGGTGTGCAGTAGCCGCATTGGAACGCATCGTGATCAATGAAGGCCTGCTGCACGGGATGGAGCGCACCGTCGACGGCAAGACCTTCGACCGTGGTAATTTTGGCGCCGTCTTTCATGACCGCGAGCGTGAGGCATGAAACGATCCGACGGCCGTCGACGATCACCGTGCAGGCGCCGCACTGGCCATGGTCGCAGCCCTTCTTAGTGCCGGTCAAATTGAGGTGATCTCGCAAGGCATCAAGCAAGGTCGTCCACGGCGCGATTGTCAACATACGATCTTGCCCGTTGACATTGAGCGTGACGGGCTTCGCAGCCGACTTGGTGTTCGATTTAGGCTGCTGGCCGCTTGGGAAGGTTGATGCGCTCATCCGTCTCCCCTGATTCGCTGTTGAGCATTGTTAATAAGCCAAGGTCAATTTGCCTATTTTGAGGCGTATCGTCGCTACCGGGTTATCGGCAGGATGCAATTCCGTCGCAGATTGGATGGTGAAAGGATCGGGAGCGGCGCAAGATGTGTTCCTGATTGAGCGCCGGCATCCTCAACCAAAGACAGCCTTTCCTTCGCTGCTAAGCTTTTGCGTGAGATTCTGAGCCGTTATTGGCTGAGGGGCGTCCCATCAGGTCTTGTTCCGGCCCCCTTAAGTGAGTGAAGCCATGCTGAGATCCATGCTGCTTCTGCTGCGATGACTAGTGTGGGGCAGGAGGCAGTGAGCTGCCCGTTGGGCATTCACGACAGCAGGAGAGGGGAGGACGGGTCAGGAGCGAAAAGCGGACCTTCTCACGGCCAAGCTGAAGGACAATCCGTGACCCAAAGCAGTCCTCCGTCGTGTCACTAAGGCGTTGACCACAGCAGGCGGGCTGGTGAACGTGGTGATCAACTCGATTGGCCTAAAGGTGTTCGGGCCGGCGAATGGCAGCGTGAGAAATACGGCGGCTAAGGCTGTCGGACGTGGCGCAAGCTCCACCGGGCCATTGATCCTGATACCGGCGAGATCCTCGCCTCAGAGCTGACGACCACCGAAGACGGTGATGCCTCACAGGTCGGTTCCTTGCTGGATCAGATTTTAAGCCCAATCGCTTCGGTCACGACTGATGGCGAACCCGTCTACCGTACCATCGCCGAGCGGGATCCTGCTGCGGCTGTGATTATCCCACCGCTCTCAACGGCAGTGCCGAGCGACAATACCGAGACGGCGCCTACCCAGCGAGACCGGCACCTCCAGACAATCCAGGCGCGTGGTCGGCTCGGCTGGCAGAGGATGGTCAACTACGGCCGACGGTCGTTGGGCGAGGTGGCAATAATGCGCTACAAAACCCTGATCGGCCGCCGCCTCCACGCCCGGACTCTGTCTAAGCAAAAGGCCTAAGCCGCGGCGGGCTGCAAGGTCATCAACGTCCTGAGCATTGCTTCACCTGACCTATCACCGCACGGTGATCCTGCTATAAGCCTTGCCCTATCTCATCATGCATCCCCGTGACAGTGCCTCAGTGCGAGCGAGCAAATGTAGCCGACACCTTCCTTCATCGCTTTCCGCTCGGCCGCTTTTTTGTAGGCGTCTTTTTGCTCGACCGTCTTTCTGTAGCGGCCCTTTTGCTAGCTCGTCTTCGGGTGCGCACAGACGAAGGCAATCCCATCCCAACGATTGGATTGCTTGTTGAATAGTCTTCAAGCTCTCGAGCTGTCGTCAGTGCCGCTGGCTGATAGATGAATTCTTGCCGGGATGGATCGCTCGCCCAGTATGACCGAAGCGTGTTGATGGCCGAGTACAGGTTTGAGGAAGCATTTATTGCAGCATAAAGTTCGGCAATAGTCTGCTGGGTGTCATATACCCAAAAGGTTCGATAATGATATGATTGCCCAGTTGACCAGTAGGTTCCTCCGTATCTTGCTCCCTGAACAGAAGCTACTTGCCGCCGGATAAACTGCTCATTGTCTACAAGGAACTGATGGAACGCAGGCACATCAGCGTACGGGACACCAAACGTCCATTCAATCAGTATTGTACCAAGCTCAAACTGGATCTGAGGGTCAGGCGCCTTGATAGGATATGCAGCATGGGTCCTGACTTCTGGAACGATAGTCGCGGCAGTCGGAGGCAAAGCGACACCTCGACGGCGAATAAGCCGCTTCGCGTAATCGACGGTATGATCTCGTCCCATGAAATGCTCCTAGTTGCTCTCGGTTGAGTCACATGAAAACGCGATGAGACCATTGCTTAGAAGGTAGTCCAACACCTCTTTTACTTCGAGGCTAGCCTTCTCCTGAGATCTAGAAGGTTCAATGGCTGCATAATACGCACGTTGAAGAGATCTCAAACTGCGTCCATCGCACATTTCCAGGACCAGCCAAGCAGACAAATTGAGCGTGTGAAGGCGCGGTTTGAGAGGAGTGTACACAAGGCAAACGTCCATCTCTTCAACAAGACGAACACGCAAACCTTCTGACTTATGAAAGCAACCTTGCCGGTAATGCACGTAGGTCGACTCCATCGTTCAAAACCGAACAAAAAGGATCAGGCGCTTGCCAACTACCGTGAAAGGCATAAGCCGCAGACCGGCAACCGCCTCGTGTCCCCTCCCGAGCTTCACAACCGGAGCAAGATTTCTCGACATTCCCGGAGCGCAACTCTCGGTATAGAGGATCGTTCCACGTTTCCAGGAAGGGCACATCAAGGATATTGCCATAGTTGACATACTCTCGAAGATATGCGCAGCCAATCGATCGCCCGAAAGGATCGATCGCGGCACTCTGCCAGCAGCAGTTTCGGTCATTGGGGTGCCACGACTGCATCACTGTAAGTTGCTCTGGTGGATCAATCGCCGCTAGGACGGACATTTGATCGTTCAATGAAAGTGCTAGCTCGTCCCACCGCATCTTAGCCCGACCTAGCGGGTAAAGTCGTAAGATCCCAGCTCTTGAGGCGCCAAAATCATGAGCAACCTTCAGAATTTCTTGCACTTCGCCGGCGTTTCGTCGATTGAGGATCGTAAGTGTATCGACCTCAATCTGTGCTTCATGAAGACTACTTATCGCGTTGCAAGCTTTCGCAAAGCTACCCTCGACTCCAGCGAAATAATCGTGCGTTTCGTCCGTTGCTCCAAGGAGATCAATAAGTACTCGGCCCACACCGATCCGCTTCAACTCACTCGCGACGGACTTGTCGATTAACGTTCCGTTGCTCCTCACTAGCGTCATCATCTTCGGGGTCGCGTGAGCCAAAATCCGAAGGAAGTCAGGGCGTGCGAATGGCTCGCCACCCTCAAAGTAGAGCGAAACAAACTCATTCTTCGCCAAATACTCAATAGTATCGATCCATTGATCGGTTGTTAGTTCATGTTGCTTCTTAGCTGGACTACAATCCGCATAACAATGCTTACACTCAAGGTTACAGGTTTGAGTGATTAGTAAGCTAATATTGAATGGCGAGTTCAACCAAGGTTGCATTTTTGAGGCTCCGCGCTCAAAATAACACATTGGGCTAGTTCGACCAGAGCATCGACCCTTAGTCGGCAGCGTGTCAACGTACGCATTCGAAGTACCGTGTAGCAAAATGGCTTATGGATTCGACCTGAGTTATTAACTGTAACCTATCCGGGACTGGGAGGGTCGGATGCTCTGCCGACAGTGTCACTCAGAAATTCCCTCTGGGCTTCGGTTTTGCAGTAGTTGTGCCACCCCTCTGCCTGTAACTTGCTCACAGTGTGGTCAATCGAGCCCTGGCGACTTTTCGTTTTGTGGTCACTGCGGTGCAGCGTTATCACCTCCTGCATCGTCCGACAGAAGAGCCCATAACGATCATGAACTGATTGGATCTGACGCAGACCGGCGTCAAATGACCGTCATGTTCTGCGACCTCGTCGGATCGACGGCTTTATCGCAGAAGTTGGATCCTGAGGACCTCCGCGACTTGATCGCGGCCTTCCGGAAGACTTGTGCCGATGCTGTTCGCCAGTGCGGCGGGTGGATCGCGCGCTATCTCGGCGACGGGATGCTTGTTTACTTTGGGTATCCTAGCGCAGATGAAAACAGTCCTGAGATGGCGGTCCGTGCGGCTCTGCGAATAATTCTTAAACTACGAGAAGGTGGCCCGGATGTAATGTATTTTGGAAGCCCGCTCCAAGCACGCATTGGGGTACACACCGGGCTAGTCGTTGCGGGCGACCTGCCCAGCGGCGATGAACGCGAGGCTTTCTCAATAGTCGGCGAAACGCCCAACATCGCAGCCCGCCTCCAGAGCATAGCTGATCCACAGACAATACTGATCAGTGAGACAACTTACGCATTGGTTCGGCACCGGTTTGAGTGCCGTGAGCTAGGTCAGCAGCATTTGCGTGGTACGGCACGACCAGTTCGAGTCTTTGAGCCGGTCGCCGAACGTCTTAACTACGCGACACAGGATGCATTCGAACTAAGGGACTTAACTCCTCTCGCAGGTCGCGAGAAAGAACTGGCAGCCCTTGTCAAGGCTTGGGCAGAGGTAAAGGAAGACTCCGGGCGCGCGCTGCTTATCTCGGGAGAACCAGGCATTGGCAAGTCTCGACTGATTCACGCTTTCCACTCTTCCCTTGAAGGCGGGTGTTCTTTCATCGCATGCAACTGTGCAGCGCACTGCTCAGACAGTGCATTCTATCCCATCGTTGACCTACTCCACCGATACATCAGCATTGACTCGTCAGACGGCAATCACGAACGGCTTAGAAAAGTCGCCAATGCGCTTGAGCAATCGGGCCTTCCATCTGGCGAGGCGCTGCCATTTCTCGGACCGCTTCTGTCAATACCCGCCGCTGTCCTCGGCTCTTCAATTAGCTTTTCACCGCTCGCCTGGCGGGAAAAGACGATTGAGTTGCTCGTCTCATGGATCATGAAGGCCTCGGAACGGCGGCCGATGATTTTGGTGGTGGAAGACCTACATTGGGCTGACCCTTCAACTTTGGAAACTGTCTCCCGCCTGGTTTCAAGCATTCCTCGTGCGAAACTGCTCCTCATTGTAACCTCACGGCAGGAATTCAACCCAGAATGGACGTGCGCGTTAAACGTATCAAACATCAACTTAGCTCGCCTGGCTGTTGATGACGCGAAACAAATGATTGACGCACTAGACACCCGCGCAGAATTGTCAGACGAAGTGCGCACACAACTTATAGAGAGGACAGACGGCGTACCACTTTTCCTTGAGGAGCTAACAAAAGCGGTCGTAGAGACAAAGCTTTTGGACGGGAACACTGACAACTTGCGGCGTGACCCAGGTGAGTCGATTATACCTTCAACACTGCGCGACTTTCTTATGGCGCGGCTCGATCGCCTTCATTCTGTTAAGCGAATTGCGCAGATAGCGTCGACCTTGGGACGGGAGTTCAGGTACGAACTCCTACTCGCGGTCTCCTCCATGCCAGAAAATGATCTCTGCGAAGCACTATCGCAGTTGGTCGATCGGGAGCTATTGTTTCAACGGGGCGTGCCTCCTCGTTCCACTTATTTTTTTAAGCATGCACTAATTCAAGAGGCTGCCTATCAGTCGCTTCTGAGATCTGCCCGGCGCCATTATCATCGCATGGCAGCCGATGTACTTACGAACCAGTTTCCCGATATAGCCGATCAGCGGCCAGAACTCGTTGCACACCACTTCAGTTTAGGCGGCGCTGATCATCTCGCCATTCCATACTGGCAAACTGCAGGCGAGCATGCACTAGAAAGATACGCCAATGCCGAAGCACTGGCACATCTTAGAAAAGCTCTTACTGCTGTAGAGCGCCTGGCCGACTTGCCAGAGCGTGCCCAGCA is a window of Microvirga ossetica DNA encoding:
- a CDS encoding FAD binding domain-containing protein, whose amino-acid sequence is MINFEYARASDVPDAVRQITADPTARFIAGGTNLIDLMKYDVESPTQLIDITHLPLKTIEETSTGGLRIGALVPNSDLAYHPLVEERCPLLSSAILAGASQQLRNMASTGGNLLQRTRCFYFYDVATPCNKREPGSGCSAINGINRINAILGTSDACIATHPSDMCVALAALEATVHVVGPAGERSIAFADFHRLPGDTPQIDTNLAPTEIIVAIEMPPKGFAANYSYLKIRDRLSYAFALVSVAAALELDGGRIKEARIALGGVAHKPWRKAEAEAILRGEAPDRAAFARAADIMLRDAKGYAHNTFKVGLARRAVERTLTQAANGTPQIQAIKKIR
- a CDS encoding (2Fe-2S)-binding protein; this translates as MSASTFPSGQQPKSNTKSAAKPVTLNVNGQDRMLTIAPWTTLLDALRDHLNLTGTKKGCDHGQCGACTVIVDGRRIVSCLTLAVMKDGAKITTVEGLAVDGALHPVQQAFIDHDAFQCGYCTPGQICSAVGLIAEGKAKTADEIRELMSGNICRCGAYPNIVAAIQQAMGAKL
- a CDS encoding radical SAM/SPASM domain-containing protein, translating into MQPWLNSPFNISLLITQTCNLECKHCYADCSPAKKQHELTTDQWIDTIEYLAKNEFVSLYFEGGEPFARPDFLRILAHATPKMMTLVRSNGTLIDKSVASELKRIGVGRVLIDLLGATDETHDYFAGVEGSFAKACNAISSLHEAQIEVDTLTILNRRNAGEVQEILKVAHDFGASRAGILRLYPLGRAKMRWDELALSLNDQMSVLAAIDPPEQLTVMQSWHPNDRNCCWQSAAIDPFGRSIGCAYLREYVNYGNILDVPFLETWNDPLYRELRSGNVEKSCSGCEAREGTRGGCRSAAYAFHGSWQAPDPFCSVLNDGVDLRALPARLLS
- a CDS encoding ATP-binding protein, with the translated sequence MTVMFCDLVGSTALSQKLDPEDLRDLIAAFRKTCADAVRQCGGWIARYLGDGMLVYFGYPSADENSPEMAVRAALRIILKLREGGPDVMYFGSPLQARIGVHTGLVVAGDLPSGDEREAFSIVGETPNIAARLQSIADPQTILISETTYALVRHRFECRELGQQHLRGTARPVRVFEPVAERLNYATQDAFELRDLTPLAGREKELAALVKAWAEVKEDSGRALLISGEPGIGKSRLIHAFHSSLEGGCSFIACNCAAHCSDSAFYPIVDLLHRYISIDSSDGNHERLRKVANALEQSGLPSGEALPFLGPLLSIPAAVLGSSISFSPLAWREKTIELLVSWIMKASERRPMILVVEDLHWADPSTLETVSRLVSSIPRAKLLLIVTSRQEFNPEWTCALNVSNINLARLAVDDAKQMIDALDTRAELSDEVRTQLIERTDGVPLFLEELTKAVVETKLLDGNTDNLRRDPGESIIPSTLRDFLMARLDRLHSVKRIAQIASTLGREFRYELLLAVSSMPENDLCEALSQLVDRELLFQRGVPPRSTYFFKHALIQEAAYQSLLRSARRHYHRMAADVLTNQFPDIADQRPELVAHHFSLGGADHLAIPYWQTAGEHALERYANAEALAHLRKALTAVERLADLPERAQQEAIILASIGTAVTALKGWAAPEAETIYSRARILCQALGDTHTLAAALRGLQSYFQVRGPLRAARQVSRQLLELAQRGDDRSMEVEAKRAFGWCLFCLGELGPSKQLLENAVWDYDPGQSKSNIRAYGSDAGVAGLSNLAWLEWSIGNSRRAIERSDEAIRLARALGHPLSLTYALCMSAAVYQGLQQPDIAQSLASSTVQLGKENSLSYWCAWGTIIHGWTICEQGHIEEGIAEIKRGISAYRATGANLFNAYALGLLSDACAKAGKACEGITHVSEAIASAKSIDMHIFDAELLRIKAALLVQTGASEDLAAAELRKAVKISHHQGAKMLELKARTALFEISARTKKSPRESTRIDRLLDELREESAFADLVRNKEHLASSALASTSMPDKDPA